Proteins found in one Ptychodera flava strain L36383 chromosome 3, AS_Pfla_20210202, whole genome shotgun sequence genomic segment:
- the LOC139129863 gene encoding limbic system-associated membrane protein-like, whose translation MEKLVFVLLAVLCVSVHGEVLKFATNVTVQAGKNTELVCKTTGIPDFSSSVIYWVRSSDSKTITYKNELSENGDDPEEPGEIPRYSLDINTPNEYAIKITDAKYMDSGKWVCTSGNSEPVWLTVRVPPEITYITDNFFAEKNITKRLRCAATGSPVPVITWTRYKNSLPNGDILFHGEELELINMTSTDRGTYQCVASNVVGTASDTVKVTMNYKPNIIVLKPEVRTRINGRATLVCEYEAYPDVSEVTWLRAGRVVYEDRKLQVDINTNTKISTLAFGRVRSDQYGQYECKVRNLEGISTKTLQFMEGQPEATPSTGRVSGAAALTASLFIMLLSLVAALRL comes from the exons ttcATGGAGAAGTCctgaaatttgcaacaaatgtaaCTGTGCAAGCTGGCAAAAACACAGAGCTTGTGTGCAAGACGACAGGAATCCCGGACTTCTCATCTTCCGTAATCTACTGGGTCAGATCCTCAGACTCCAAGACCATCACCTACAAGAACGAGCTGTCTGAGAATGGCGATGACCCCGAAGAACCGGGAGAAATTCCAAGATATTCATTGGACATTAACACGCCCAATGAGTACGCCATCAAAATTACAGATGCCAAGTACATGGATTCTGGCAAATGGGTCTGCACCAGTGGAAACTCAGAACCGGTTTGGTTGACAGTGAGAG tgcCACCTGAAATCACCTACATCACTGACAACTTCTTTGCCGAGAAAAACATCACCAAAAGACTGAGGTGTGCCGCAACTGGAAGTCCTGTACCTGTCATCACCTGGACCAGGTACAAAAACTCCCTTCCGAACGGAGATATTCTGTTCCACGGGGAAGAACTGGAACTGATCAATATGACAAGCACTGACAGGGGGACCTACCAGTGTGTTGCCAGCAACGTGGTTGGAACAGCCAGTGATACTGTGAAAGTCACTATGAATT ACAAACCCAACATCATCGTATTGAAACCTGAAGTAAGAACACGCATCAATGGCAGAGCTACCTTAGTCTGTGAGTATGAAGCATACCCAGACGTCAGTGAGGTCACATGGTTACGTGCAGGACGTGTTGTCTA TGAAGACAGAAAGTTGCAGGTGGATATCAATACCAACACCAAAATATCCACCCTGGCGTTCGGCAGAGTGAGGTCAGACCAGTACGGACAATACGAGTGCAAAGTTCGCAACTTAGAGGGTATCTCCACAAAGACACTTCAATTCATGG AGGGACAACCTGAGGCCACACCATCAACTGGAA gaGTTTCAGGAGCAGCTGCCCTCACAGCTTCACTGTTTATCATGCTGCTGTCTCTGGTTGCCGCCCTGAGGCTCTAA